The Amaranthus tricolor cultivar Red isolate AtriRed21 chromosome 6, ASM2621246v1, whole genome shotgun sequence genome has a segment encoding these proteins:
- the LOC130815507 gene encoding uncharacterized protein LOC130815507: MEKCKFEGIRGKCGFSDGLCVNSEGQSGGIGLWWRNASVNLISFSTRHILVEISEAGGVDATWFACDFNEILGHHEKERGGTRDEKDTDAFRGCLDNCSLRDLGYRGSTFTWSRGNSPATMIRERLDRFVACSWWQQIFHSYDIRHFSIYRLDHAPLCSICLDHEGKVDSDAWQEGLGADIEFYIANCASKLSSWVESTFGVLKSRIKASKKKLRAAQRCPPDANMIDNCKSLLNELDELHKLAESYWHMWSRANELKDGDENSKHFHNKASSRRRRNLIKGLNDENG; the protein is encoded by the exons ATGGAAAAATGTAAATTTGAAGGGATTAGAGGTAAATGTGGCTTTAGTGATGGTCTGTGTGTCAATAGTGAAGGCCAATCTGGTGGCATTGGTTTATGGTGGAGGAATGCATCTGTTAATTTAATCTCTTTTTCAACAAGGCACATCCTGGTGGAGATTAGTGAAGCGGGAGGAGTGGATGCAACATGGTTTGCGTGTG ATTTTAATGAGATTCTGGGTCATCATGAGAAGGAAAGAGGTGGGACCAGGGACGAAAAGGACACGGATGCTTTTAGAGGATGCCTTGATAATTGTAGTCTTCGTGACCTAGGTTACAGAGGGAGTACTTTTACATGGAGCAGAGGTAATTCTCCTGCTACTATGATTAGGGAGAGGTTGGATCGCTTTGTGGCTTGCTCATGGTGGCAACAGATTTTCCACTCTTACGATATTCGTCATTTTTCTATTTACCGGTTGGATCATGCCCCATTATGCTCCATATGTCTAGACCATGAGGGGAAGG TGGATTCTGATGCTTGGCAGGAAGGTCTAGGTGCTGATATTGAATTCTATATTGCAAACTGTGCTAGCAAGTTGTCTTCATGGGTTGAATCGACTTTTGGGGTCCTTAAGTCTAGAATCAAAGCTTCGAAAAAGAAGTTACGAGCTGCTCAACGATGCCCTCCAGACGCAAACATGATCGACAATTGTAAGTCCTTGTTAAATGAGCTTGATGAACTCCATAAGCTTGCGGAATCATACTGGCATATGTGGTCTAGGGCTAACGAGCTTAAAGATGGTGATGAGAACTCCAAACACTTCCATAACAAGGCTAGCTCTAGACGACGAAGGAACTTGATAAAAGGGTTGAATGACGAAAACGGCTAG
- the LOC130814874 gene encoding uncharacterized protein LOC130814874 → MSTNLLPTPSLVIRDSVNSDNIPRKTSAGKWWTPLFGWSSDPDYIDSRDETQIKSENTSAKPKFTPGVFTEEKAKQLRMMTKETTSFHDVMYHSAIASRLATDFSGKSSSDEK, encoded by the coding sequence ATGTCGACCAATCTCCTCCCTACTCCTTCCCTCGTTATCCGTGACTCCGTCAACTCCGACAACATTCCCCGGAAAACCTCTGCCGGGAAATGGTGGACGCCGCTCTTCGGCTGGTCGTCTGATCCCGATTACATTGACTCTAGAGACGAAACACAGATCAAATCGGAAAATACTTCAGCGAAACCTAAATTTACTCCGGGAGTTTTCACGGAGGAAAAGGCGAAGCAATTGAGAATGATGACCAAAGAAACCACGTCGTTTCATGATGTCATGTATCACTCTGCGATTGCTTCTCGTCTTGCAACTGATTTTTCCGGAAAATCGAGCTCTGATGAGAAGTGA